Proteins found in one Micropterus dolomieu isolate WLL.071019.BEF.003 ecotype Adirondacks linkage group LG10, ASM2129224v1, whole genome shotgun sequence genomic segment:
- the LOC123978346 gene encoding cytochrome P450 2K1-like isoform X2, with the protein MGILDVFLQSSSSLSLLGALLVLLLVYLISSSSFTSQEDGKDPPGPKPLPLLGNLLQLDLKRPYQSLLELSKKYGSVFTVYLGPKKVVVLAGYKTVKEALVNHAEEFGDRDPIQLMHDASKGNGVLWSNGDSWKEMRRFALTNLRDFGMGKKACEDKIIEECDYLIEVFKKFKGEAFDTTQPMNYAVSNIICSIVYGSRFEYDDPEFTSLVDRTNRNIQLAGSPSIQVYNMFPWIFNWVSNRKEMQKLTSTNIKQNLLLFSRLKETLNPQMCRGFVDAFLVRKQNLEESGITNSHFHDNNLMITVLNLFSAGTDTTATTLRWGLLLMAKYPKIQDQVQEELNRVIGSHQVQVKDKKKLPFTDAVIHETQRLANIIPMALPHKTSQDITFQGHFIKKGTTVYPLLTSVLYDESEWESPHTFYPAHFLDKDGKFVKRDAFMPFSAGRRICLGESLARMELFIFFTTLLQHFRFSPAPGVSEDELDLTPRVGFTLNPSPHKLVAVSYM; encoded by the exons ATGGGGATATTGGATGTTTTTCTCCAGTCCTCCAGTTCTCTCTCCCTGTTGGGGGCTCTGTTGGTCCTGCTGCTCGTCTACCTCATCTCATCCTCTAGCTTCACCTCCCAGGAGGATGGGAAAGATCCTCCGGGACCAAAACCACTTCCCCTGCTTGGGAatctgctgcagctggacctCAAGAGACCCTACCAGTCATTACTGGAG CTTTCCAAGAAATATGGGTCAGTGTTCACCGTCTATCTGGGACCCAAGAAAGTCGTGGTCCTGGCTGGATACAAGACAGTGAAGGAGGCACTTGTTAATCATGCTGAAGAGTTTGGAGACAGAGATCCAATACAACTTATGCATGATGCTAGTAAAGGAAATG GGGTTTTATGGTCCAATGGTGATTCGTGGAAAGAGATGAGGCGCTTTGCCTTGACCAACCTGAGAGACTTTGGGATGGGCAAGAAGGCTTGTGAGGACAAAATCATTGAGGAATGTGACTATCTCATTGAAGTGTTTAAGAAATTTAAag GAGAAGCTTTTGATACAACTCAACCAATGAACTATGCAGTCTCTAACATTATCTGCTCAATTGTTTATGGCAGCAGATTTGAATATGATGACCCAGAATTTACATCCCTGGTGGATCgaacaaacagaaacattcaGCTTGCGGGCTCCCCATCAATACAG gTGTACAACATGTTCCCATGGATCTTTAACTGGGTTTCTAACAGGAAGGAAATGCAGAAGTTGACTAGCACCAATATTAAACAGAATTTACTGCTGTTCAGTCGTTTGAAAGAGACCCTCAATCCACAGATGTGCAGAGGATTTGTGGATGCCTTTCTGGTCCGAAAGCAAAATCTGGAG GAATCTGGGATTACCAACAGTCACTTCCACGATAATAATCTTATGATAACAGTCCTGAATCTGTTTTCTGCCGGCACTGATACAACAGCAACTACGCTGAGATGGGGACTTCTGCTGATGGCCAAGTATCCAAAAATACAGG ACCAGGTCCAGGAGGAGCTGAACAGGGTAATAGGAAGTCATCAGGTGCAGGTTAAGGACAAGAAGAAACTGCCCTTCACTGACGCTGTCATCCACGAGACACAGAGACTGGCCAACATCATCCCCATGGCACTTCCTCATAAAACAAGCCAAGACATCACTTTCCAGGGTCACTTCATTAAGAAG GGGACCACAGTGTATCCTCTCTTGACTTCTGTCCTGTATGATGAGAGTGAGTGGGAGAGCCCACACACCTTTTATCCTGCCCACTTCCTGGACAAAGATGGAAAGTTTGTCAAGCGAGATGCCTTCATGCCTTTTTCTGCAG GCCGCAGGATTTGTCTTGGAGAAAGTCTGGCCAGGATGGAgctcttcatcttcttcaccACCCTCCTGCAACACTTTCGCTTCTCTCCTGCACCTGGAGTTTCAGAGGATGAACTGGATCTGACTCCACGTGTGGGCTTTACCCTCAACCCTTCACCTCATAAACTGGTTGCTGTTTCCTATATGTGA
- the LOC123978346 gene encoding cytochrome P450 2K1-like isoform X1, with translation MGILDVFLQSSSSLSLLGALLVLLLVYLISSSSFTSQEDGKDPPGPKPLPLLGNLLQLDLKRPYQSLLELSKKYGSVFTVYLGPKKVVVLAGYKTVKEALVNHAEEFGDRDPIQLMHDASKGNGKERQKLSSFQMITLFMFIAFTQFQLLSYHILFYYFISGVLWSNGDSWKEMRRFALTNLRDFGMGKKACEDKIIEECDYLIEVFKKFKGEAFDTTQPMNYAVSNIICSIVYGSRFEYDDPEFTSLVDRTNRNIQLAGSPSIQVYNMFPWIFNWVSNRKEMQKLTSTNIKQNLLLFSRLKETLNPQMCRGFVDAFLVRKQNLEESGITNSHFHDNNLMITVLNLFSAGTDTTATTLRWGLLLMAKYPKIQDQVQEELNRVIGSHQVQVKDKKKLPFTDAVIHETQRLANIIPMALPHKTSQDITFQGHFIKKGTTVYPLLTSVLYDESEWESPHTFYPAHFLDKDGKFVKRDAFMPFSAGRRICLGESLARMELFIFFTTLLQHFRFSPAPGVSEDELDLTPRVGFTLNPSPHKLVAVSYM, from the exons ATGGGGATATTGGATGTTTTTCTCCAGTCCTCCAGTTCTCTCTCCCTGTTGGGGGCTCTGTTGGTCCTGCTGCTCGTCTACCTCATCTCATCCTCTAGCTTCACCTCCCAGGAGGATGGGAAAGATCCTCCGGGACCAAAACCACTTCCCCTGCTTGGGAatctgctgcagctggacctCAAGAGACCCTACCAGTCATTACTGGAG CTTTCCAAGAAATATGGGTCAGTGTTCACCGTCTATCTGGGACCCAAGAAAGTCGTGGTCCTGGCTGGATACAAGACAGTGAAGGAGGCACTTGTTAATCATGCTGAAGAGTTTGGAGACAGAGATCCAATACAACTTATGCATGATGCTAGTAAAGGAAATGGTAAGGAAAGACAAAAACTGAGCTCTTTCCAAATGATCACCCTTTTCATGTTTATAGCCTTTACCCAATTTCAGCTACTTAGTTaccatattttgttttactaCTTCATCTCAGGGGTTTTATGGTCCAATGGTGATTCGTGGAAAGAGATGAGGCGCTTTGCCTTGACCAACCTGAGAGACTTTGGGATGGGCAAGAAGGCTTGTGAGGACAAAATCATTGAGGAATGTGACTATCTCATTGAAGTGTTTAAGAAATTTAAag GAGAAGCTTTTGATACAACTCAACCAATGAACTATGCAGTCTCTAACATTATCTGCTCAATTGTTTATGGCAGCAGATTTGAATATGATGACCCAGAATTTACATCCCTGGTGGATCgaacaaacagaaacattcaGCTTGCGGGCTCCCCATCAATACAG gTGTACAACATGTTCCCATGGATCTTTAACTGGGTTTCTAACAGGAAGGAAATGCAGAAGTTGACTAGCACCAATATTAAACAGAATTTACTGCTGTTCAGTCGTTTGAAAGAGACCCTCAATCCACAGATGTGCAGAGGATTTGTGGATGCCTTTCTGGTCCGAAAGCAAAATCTGGAG GAATCTGGGATTACCAACAGTCACTTCCACGATAATAATCTTATGATAACAGTCCTGAATCTGTTTTCTGCCGGCACTGATACAACAGCAACTACGCTGAGATGGGGACTTCTGCTGATGGCCAAGTATCCAAAAATACAGG ACCAGGTCCAGGAGGAGCTGAACAGGGTAATAGGAAGTCATCAGGTGCAGGTTAAGGACAAGAAGAAACTGCCCTTCACTGACGCTGTCATCCACGAGACACAGAGACTGGCCAACATCATCCCCATGGCACTTCCTCATAAAACAAGCCAAGACATCACTTTCCAGGGTCACTTCATTAAGAAG GGGACCACAGTGTATCCTCTCTTGACTTCTGTCCTGTATGATGAGAGTGAGTGGGAGAGCCCACACACCTTTTATCCTGCCCACTTCCTGGACAAAGATGGAAAGTTTGTCAAGCGAGATGCCTTCATGCCTTTTTCTGCAG GCCGCAGGATTTGTCTTGGAGAAAGTCTGGCCAGGATGGAgctcttcatcttcttcaccACCCTCCTGCAACACTTTCGCTTCTCTCCTGCACCTGGAGTTTCAGAGGATGAACTGGATCTGACTCCACGTGTGGGCTTTACCCTCAACCCTTCACCTCATAAACTGGTTGCTGTTTCCTATATGTGA